In Erythrolamprus reginae isolate rEryReg1 chromosome 10, rEryReg1.hap1, whole genome shotgun sequence, one DNA window encodes the following:
- the LYSMD2 gene encoding lysM and putative peptidoglycan-binding domain-containing protein 2 has translation MAESLPLPGLSLREEPLPGPGAAAEGEAELSLSLARTKTRSYGSTATVVVPLTERYVEHRLSPGDTLPGLALKYGVTMEQIKRANKLFTNDCIFLRKTLNIPVILEKALLFNGCNSMESPEDETDNPTSCEESPMTVQEDNSSPSSEESDNPLPPPEELSAKDFLHRMDMQIKLSKQAAKKLKSEDNREYGEENSYAISSYQQ, from the exons ATGGCGGAGTCCTTGCCCCTGCCCGGGTTGTCACTACGGGAGGAACCGCTACCTGGTCCGGGCGCCGCCGCCGAAGGGGAGGCCGAGCTGTCGCTGAGCTTGGCGCGCACCAAAACGCGGTCGTACGGCAGCACGGCCACGGTGGTGGTCCCCTTGACGGAGCGGTACGTGGAGCACCGCCTCAGCCCCGGAGACACTTTGCCCGGCCTGGCGCTCAAGTACGGCGTGACG ATGGagcaaataaaaagagcaaataaACTTTTTACAAATGACTGCATATTTCTTAGAAAAACATTAAATATCCCAGTTATACTGGAAAAGGCTTTGCTGTTTAATGGATGTAACTCCATGGAGTCTCCAGAGGATGAGACTGACAATCCCACTTCTTGTGAAGAAAGTCCCATGACAGTTCAGGAAGACAACTCTTCGCCCAGTTCTGAAGAATCTGACAATCCACTTCCCCCACCTGAAGAACTTTCTGCCAAAGATTTTCTGCATAGAATGGATATGCAGATTAAATTGTCCAAACAAGCGGCTAAGAAATTAAAATCTGAAGATAACAG